The Acidicapsa acidisoli genome contains a region encoding:
- the recG gene encoding ATP-dependent DNA helicase RecG, with protein MSAPPSKLDTPITYVRGVGPRVAKTLEEKGILVAEDLLYHLPFRYEDRQHPRSLDELKPGEMASVIAEIRGTALLRTKRMPIFEMTVGQGNLAMKCMWFNGTYLQGRFHAGQTIALFGKVEPSRSTRNMKMIQPQFELLPGAGEDEETRLLEVGRITPVYESLGGSILASRWQRKVIFRLLESIRGAVPECLPHAILDRLGLPDRGTALAHAHFPPDGTTQTALMEARTPAQRRLIFEELFYLELGLELKRRKGHKQPGVAFATTDQVRGAIREVLPFHPTAAQKRALGEIVADMREPHPMRRLLQGDVGSGKTIVALQAMLVAIENGYQAAMMAPTEILATQHYLAARKLLSRSSKDYKVVLLTGSLDQDRKRQVRGQIYRGEAQLVIGTHALIEEKVEFARLGLVVVDEQHRFGVLQRFRLMKKPNEAEPDVLVMTATPIPRTLALTLYGDLDASVLDELPPGRTPIVTRRVAGERQEDVWEFVRKQVAQQRQAYIVYPIIEGAKDDQPELDFAAADADAEVASTPLPAKKARKSAKGKKALLFPGAEEPAAAKQDLRSATEMYDQLRGGALRDLRVGLLHGRLDADEKDVVMRRFQRGEIDVLVATTVIEVGVDVPNATVMVVDHAERFGLAQLHQLRGRVGRGAAKSYCILMTGKRVSEQAEERLAAMVRTQNGFELAELDLAMRGPGEFFGTRQAGLPGFRVANLVRDRDLLELAKQEASRFASAPEDSITEAERKRVWDHLRNAWQRRYGLMEAG; from the coding sequence GTGTCAGCTCCTCCGTCCAAACTCGATACTCCCATAACCTACGTGCGCGGCGTTGGCCCGCGCGTGGCTAAGACGCTTGAAGAAAAGGGCATTCTGGTCGCGGAAGACCTGCTCTATCACCTGCCCTTCCGCTACGAGGACCGCCAGCATCCGCGCAGCCTGGACGAACTGAAGCCCGGCGAGATGGCCTCGGTGATTGCCGAGATTCGCGGCACGGCGCTGCTCCGGACCAAGCGGATGCCGATCTTCGAGATGACCGTGGGCCAGGGCAATCTGGCGATGAAGTGCATGTGGTTCAACGGAACCTATCTGCAAGGGCGCTTTCACGCCGGGCAGACCATCGCTCTCTTCGGCAAGGTCGAGCCTTCGCGCTCCACGCGAAATATGAAGATGATTCAGCCGCAGTTTGAGCTGCTGCCCGGCGCGGGCGAGGACGAAGAGACTCGGCTGCTCGAAGTGGGCCGCATTACGCCGGTTTATGAGTCGCTCGGCGGCAGCATTCTGGCTTCGCGCTGGCAGCGGAAGGTCATCTTCCGCCTGCTGGAGAGTATTCGCGGCGCGGTTCCTGAATGCCTGCCCCATGCCATACTCGACCGGCTGGGCCTGCCCGACCGCGGAACGGCGCTCGCCCACGCGCATTTCCCGCCCGACGGCACCACACAGACGGCCCTGATGGAAGCGCGTACCCCGGCGCAGCGGCGGCTCATCTTTGAGGAACTGTTCTACCTCGAACTGGGCCTTGAACTCAAGCGCCGCAAAGGCCACAAGCAGCCCGGAGTCGCCTTTGCCACCACCGATCAGGTCCGAGGAGCCATTCGCGAGGTGCTTCCTTTTCATCCCACAGCGGCGCAGAAACGGGCGCTGGGTGAGATTGTCGCCGACATGCGCGAGCCGCATCCGATGCGGCGTCTGCTGCAGGGCGATGTCGGCTCGGGCAAGACGATTGTGGCATTGCAGGCGATGCTCGTGGCAATCGAAAACGGCTATCAGGCGGCGATGATGGCTCCCACGGAAATCCTGGCCACGCAGCATTATCTGGCCGCGAGAAAGCTGCTCAGCCGCTCCTCGAAGGACTATAAAGTCGTGCTGCTGACTGGCTCGCTCGACCAGGATCGCAAGCGGCAAGTGCGGGGGCAGATCTATCGCGGCGAAGCGCAACTGGTGATCGGCACGCACGCGCTTATCGAAGAGAAGGTCGAGTTTGCCCGCCTCGGCCTCGTCGTTGTCGATGAACAGCACAGGTTCGGTGTTCTGCAGCGCTTCCGGCTGATGAAGAAGCCGAATGAGGCGGAGCCGGATGTGCTGGTTATGACGGCTACACCGATTCCGCGCACTCTGGCGCTGACCTTATATGGAGACCTCGACGCCAGCGTGCTGGACGAGCTGCCGCCGGGCCGGACGCCCATTGTCACGCGTCGCGTGGCCGGAGAGCGTCAGGAGGATGTCTGGGAGTTTGTGCGCAAGCAGGTTGCGCAGCAGCGACAGGCGTATATCGTCTACCCCATCATTGAGGGCGCGAAGGACGATCAGCCAGAGTTGGATTTTGCCGCCGCCGATGCCGATGCTGAAGTTGCATCCACGCCGCTCCCGGCGAAAAAGGCGCGCAAATCGGCGAAAGGTAAAAAGGCCCTCCTATTTCCCGGAGCCGAGGAGCCGGCAGCGGCGAAGCAGGATCTGCGTTCCGCCACGGAGATGTATGACCAGCTTCGCGGCGGCGCGCTACGCGACCTGCGCGTCGGTCTGCTGCATGGCCGCCTCGACGCGGATGAAAAGGATGTCGTGATGCGCCGATTCCAGCGCGGCGAGATTGATGTTTTGGTTGCTACCACGGTGATCGAGGTCGGGGTCGACGTGCCGAATGCAACCGTGATGGTTGTCGACCACGCCGAGCGATTCGGTCTGGCGCAGTTACATCAGTTGCGCGGGCGTGTAGGCCGTGGAGCGGCTAAAAGCTACTGCATTCTCATGACGGGAAAGCGAGTCTCGGAACAGGCCGAGGAACGGCTGGCTGCGATGGTGCGAACGCAGAATGGCTTTGAACTGGCCGAACTCGATCTGGCTATGCGCGGGCCGGGCGAGTTTTTTGGAACACGCCAGGCTGGATTGCCCGGGTTTCGCGTGGCGAATCTCGTTCGGGATCGCGATTTGCTAGAACTGGCCAAGCAGGAGGCTTCGCGGTTTGCCTCGGCTCCTGAAGACTCCATCACGGAAGCGGAACGTAAACGGGTCTGGGATCACCTGCGCAACGCATGGCAGCGTCGTTACGGGTTGATGGAAGCAGGCTAA
- the acpS gene encoding holo-ACP synthase, which yields MLVGTGIDLTDIHRIQKSIDRFGSRFLDRIFTTREKAYCLRKRNHAESFAARFAAKEAAAKALGTGINYGVNWLEIEVTREPSGRPGLEFHGRAAQIAARLGVTNAVLSLTHSDALAMASVALEGSSARPADLFNS from the coding sequence ATGCTTGTCGGCACGGGAATTGACCTCACTGACATACACCGGATTCAGAAGTCGATCGATCGCTTCGGCAGCCGATTTCTGGATCGCATATTTACGACCCGCGAAAAGGCCTATTGCCTGCGCAAACGCAATCATGCAGAGAGTTTTGCCGCGCGCTTCGCAGCCAAGGAAGCCGCCGCCAAAGCCCTCGGCACCGGCATCAACTATGGCGTGAACTGGCTGGAGATTGAAGTGACCCGCGAGCCGAGCGGCCGTCCGGGCCTCGAATTTCATGGCCGCGCCGCCCAAATCGCAGCCCGCCTGGGAGTCACCAACGCGGTTCTCTCCCTGACCCATTCCGACGCACTTGCGATGGCTAGCGTCGCGCTGGAAGGCTCATCGGCGCGGCCTGCCGATCTCTTCAATTCATGA
- a CDS encoding MlaD family protein has translation MPSQKELRWSQLKVGILTLFALAALTAIIFILSRSTGGLFTRKLNLRAYFENANGLKVGAPVTLDGVTIGNVVGVRIVPHHDPDAVEVVCRVGTTYLPSLHTDSTVAINQAGVLGDAFIDISSVHATGPEPKDNATLSTNPIPGIQDVIRTSQDSIQSINKVVAKVGVLLDTLNSGKGTAGMLLNDPEVAKKISRTIDQLQILSANISSGKGTVGKLINDDDLYNRLDSTVAKLDNITTRLDNGEGSAGKLLKDEALYKNLNSAIANANELLANINSGKGSLGKLAKDPALANKVEETLTHLNGVLQGMQEGKGTLGQLAQNRSLYDNLDKTLNDTGQLITAIRKDPKTYLTIHVKVF, from the coding sequence ATGCCGAGCCAGAAAGAACTCCGTTGGTCGCAGCTGAAGGTGGGTATTCTGACCCTTTTCGCGCTGGCCGCCCTCACCGCCATCATATTCATCCTCTCTCGTTCGACCGGCGGGCTCTTTACGCGCAAGCTCAACCTGCGGGCGTACTTTGAAAACGCCAATGGGCTCAAGGTGGGGGCTCCCGTGACCCTGGACGGCGTCACCATTGGCAATGTGGTCGGCGTGCGCATCGTTCCCCACCATGACCCGGATGCCGTCGAAGTGGTCTGCCGGGTTGGAACGACTTACCTGCCGTCGCTGCATACCGACTCCACGGTAGCGATCAATCAGGCCGGGGTGCTGGGCGATGCGTTCATCGACATCTCCTCCGTGCACGCCACGGGTCCTGAGCCCAAAGACAACGCAACCCTGAGCACCAACCCCATTCCCGGTATTCAGGACGTGATTCGGACCAGCCAGGATTCAATTCAATCCATCAATAAAGTAGTCGCCAAGGTCGGCGTCCTGCTCGACACGCTCAATTCCGGAAAGGGAACCGCCGGGATGCTGCTGAACGATCCGGAAGTGGCCAAGAAGATCTCTCGCACAATCGATCAATTGCAGATTCTTTCGGCAAATATCTCCAGTGGAAAAGGCACTGTCGGCAAGCTCATCAACGACGACGATCTCTATAATCGTCTCGACTCCACCGTCGCCAAGCTGGATAACATCACGACCCGCCTCGACAACGGCGAGGGCTCGGCGGGCAAGCTGCTGAAAGACGAAGCTCTTTACAAGAACCTCAACTCCGCCATCGCCAATGCGAACGAACTGCTTGCCAACATCAACTCCGGCAAAGGCTCTCTGGGCAAACTGGCGAAGGACCCGGCGCTGGCCAATAAGGTTGAGGAGACGCTTACGCACCTCAACGGCGTCCTGCAGGGAATGCAAGAGGGCAAAGGCACCTTGGGTCAACTGGCGCAGAATCGTTCGCTCTATGACAATCTGGACAAGACGCTGAACGATACTGGCCAGTTGATCACAGCTATCCGCAAGGACCCGAAAACCTATCTGACGATCCACGTCAAGGTTTTCTAG
- a CDS encoding M13 family metallopeptidase: MKPSCVSRSRHVFVLPASALLAALCLSPASVHAQISLTDLSFAPADNSAPTPPQSVKSLDLSAIDKTADPCTDFYQYACGNWVKNNPVPSDQIRWARSFSLLQERNRYLLWQELDNAAKSPKTPLEKKFGDYFAACMNTDLVETKGLAPLTPALDKVAAFSNAKELAALMGELLAAGSPAPLFQFGVAQDEKDSSKQIAQASQGGLSLPDRDYYIKDDQRFVTIREQYVAHLKKMFTLAGDSPEKAAAEAAAVLRIETALAKGSTSRTEMRQPENRYHIYTIAKLEELSPSFDWPVYWKSISIGKFDTLNVATPEFFKTVNQLIETEPADAWRAYFRWQVLHVAAANLPKAFFDENFDFFGKTLAGQKEPTPRWKQCTAMTDQALGEAVGQDWVKENFPPAAKASMDKLVAALEKSLGDDIKTLPWMGDETKKAAEEKLSLIRNKIGYPEKWRDYSALEVERNDLLGNLRREAVFNRNYRLAKLGKPVDEKEWGMTPPTVNAYYSPSMNDINFPAGILQPPFFDFTIDPAVNFGGIGVVIGHEMTHGFDDQGSKYDGHGNLREWQTAEDRKAFTERTDCEATEYSGFDASPAHDGLPAQKLNGKLTLGENTADNGGLRIAYMALLDTLASEGKSIDDKIDGYTEAQRYFLGFAQVWCQNQTDQSARQSALTDPHSPGQWRTNGSVQNFEEFGKAFGCKKGQPMYPEHSCRVW; the protein is encoded by the coding sequence ATGAAACCTTCGTGCGTCTCCCGCTCCCGCCACGTTTTCGTTCTGCCTGCCTCAGCCTTGCTCGCAGCATTGTGTCTTTCGCCTGCCTCCGTCCACGCCCAGATCAGCCTGACCGATTTGAGCTTTGCTCCCGCAGATAACTCGGCTCCAACGCCGCCTCAGTCTGTGAAGAGCCTGGACCTCAGCGCCATCGACAAAACGGCCGATCCCTGCACCGACTTCTACCAATACGCCTGCGGCAACTGGGTCAAGAACAACCCGGTGCCCTCGGACCAGATACGCTGGGCGCGTTCCTTTTCTCTGCTTCAGGAGCGCAACCGCTATCTGCTCTGGCAAGAACTCGACAACGCCGCCAAATCTCCCAAGACTCCCTTGGAGAAGAAGTTTGGCGATTACTTTGCCGCGTGCATGAATACCGACCTTGTGGAAACAAAGGGTCTTGCGCCGTTGACGCCCGCTCTGGACAAGGTCGCCGCCTTCTCGAACGCCAAAGAGCTTGCGGCGCTGATGGGAGAACTGCTCGCCGCCGGCAGTCCTGCTCCGCTTTTCCAGTTCGGAGTAGCCCAGGACGAGAAGGACTCCAGCAAGCAGATCGCGCAAGCCTCGCAGGGCGGGCTCTCGCTTCCCGACCGCGATTACTACATCAAGGACGACCAACGCTTTGTCACGATCCGCGAACAGTATGTGGCCCATCTGAAGAAGATGTTCACCCTGGCTGGCGATTCGCCCGAGAAGGCCGCCGCGGAAGCCGCCGCTGTGCTGCGCATCGAAACAGCTCTCGCCAAAGGCTCGACCAGCAGAACCGAGATGCGGCAGCCCGAGAATCGTTATCACATCTACACCATCGCAAAACTGGAAGAACTGTCGCCCAGCTTCGATTGGCCGGTGTATTGGAAGTCGATCAGCATCGGCAAATTCGATACGCTCAATGTCGCTACGCCTGAATTCTTCAAAACCGTCAACCAGCTTATCGAAACCGAGCCTGCGGATGCCTGGCGGGCTTACTTCCGCTGGCAGGTCCTGCACGTAGCGGCTGCCAATCTTCCCAAAGCCTTCTTCGACGAGAATTTCGACTTCTTCGGCAAGACGCTTGCCGGACAAAAGGAGCCGACTCCGCGCTGGAAGCAGTGCACTGCGATGACCGACCAGGCTCTCGGCGAAGCGGTCGGCCAGGATTGGGTCAAGGAAAACTTTCCTCCCGCGGCCAAGGCCAGCATGGACAAGCTCGTCGCAGCTCTCGAGAAGTCGCTGGGCGACGACATCAAGACTCTGCCCTGGATGGGCGACGAAACCAAGAAGGCAGCCGAGGAAAAGCTCAGCCTCATCCGAAACAAGATCGGCTATCCGGAAAAATGGCGCGACTACTCCGCTCTGGAGGTTGAGCGCAACGACCTGCTTGGCAACCTGCGGCGAGAGGCGGTCTTCAACCGCAATTACCGTCTGGCCAAGCTGGGCAAGCCCGTCGATGAAAAGGAGTGGGGCATGACGCCGCCGACGGTCAACGCCTACTACTCTCCTTCGATGAACGACATCAACTTCCCTGCCGGTATTCTGCAGCCGCCCTTCTTCGACTTCACCATCGATCCGGCGGTGAACTTCGGCGGCATCGGCGTCGTTATCGGTCATGAGATGACGCACGGCTTCGACGACCAGGGCAGCAAATACGACGGCCATGGCAATCTGCGCGAGTGGCAGACCGCCGAAGACCGCAAGGCCTTTACCGAACGCACAGACTGCGAAGCCACTGAGTACAGCGGCTTCGATGCCTCGCCCGCACACGATGGCCTGCCCGCGCAAAAGCTCAACGGCAAGCTCACCCTCGGCGAAAACACCGCAGACAACGGTGGCCTGCGCATTGCCTATATGGCGCTGCTCGACACGCTGGCCTCGGAGGGCAAGAGCATCGACGACAAGATCGACGGATACACGGAGGCGCAACGCTACTTCCTCGGCTTCGCGCAGGTCTGGTGCCAGAATCAGACCGACCAGTCAGCCCGCCAATCGGCCCTCACCGACCCGCACTCGCCCGGCCAATGGCGAACCAACGGCTCCGTTCAGAACTTCGAAGAATTCGGCAAAGCCTTCGGCTGCAAGAAAGGCCAGCCCATGTATCCTGAACATTCCTGCCGCGTCTGGTAA
- a CDS encoding lactonase family protein: protein MTFRKFGKTVLTAALSSAIVFSLSSCVRSFTVGYLYVTGTSTAQPSSAGIISGFKINNNNGKLTALDGLPVASGGANPVRAVLLSGGNFVYVLNRGTNSSGGSVCTATDPCGSPNITEFAVGGNGILTPQNTFYTQGFNPVRLISDSTGAFLLALDQNAPGTNPAAPSSALNPNPYCVSQLGTPTCGDITIFSINSTTGRLSLVTNAQLTSSSGSQVTYFPVPANPIDFTMASGYVMTLAGAPSPSPTSVVTTPTLGQTVYPYTYNSTNGQLSESQSTVQYITNGLGNPVGQGTAIVFAGSKVYVLDNEVLANGVPGQILPYTVGTNGALQSLVGGAVADDASETNPVYLMVESKAKYLYVANQQGANINDGAGIVAYVIDPTSSQLSEDSGSPFLVEQTGVSSPSGTGASPQCILEDPSNQYVYTANAGDSTVTGKVLDPNSGALTQMQGWSGQIGINGPATWCIVTGRTN from the coding sequence ATGACGTTCAGGAAATTCGGCAAGACAGTGCTGACCGCTGCCCTTAGCTCGGCCATCGTATTCAGCCTTAGCTCTTGCGTTCGTAGTTTTACAGTTGGCTATCTGTATGTAACGGGTACGAGCACAGCCCAACCCTCCAGCGCAGGAATCATCAGCGGCTTCAAAATCAATAACAATAATGGCAAATTGACTGCCTTGGATGGCCTGCCGGTCGCCAGCGGCGGAGCCAATCCCGTTCGCGCCGTCCTCCTGAGTGGCGGAAACTTCGTCTATGTCCTGAATCGCGGCACAAATTCGAGTGGTGGTTCGGTCTGCACAGCGACCGACCCATGCGGAAGCCCGAACATCACCGAATTCGCTGTCGGCGGCAACGGAATCCTGACTCCTCAAAACACCTTCTACACCCAGGGATTCAATCCCGTCCGTCTTATCTCGGATTCGACCGGAGCCTTTCTGCTGGCACTCGACCAGAACGCGCCCGGCACCAATCCGGCCGCTCCCAGCAGCGCTCTCAATCCGAATCCGTACTGCGTGTCGCAACTGGGAACCCCGACCTGCGGCGATATCACCATCTTCTCGATCAACTCGACCACGGGACGCCTTTCGCTGGTCACCAATGCGCAGCTGACCTCTTCAAGCGGCAGCCAGGTCACCTACTTCCCTGTTCCGGCGAATCCGATCGACTTCACCATGGCTTCGGGCTATGTGATGACGCTGGCCGGCGCGCCCAGCCCAAGTCCCACCTCTGTTGTCACCACTCCCACGCTCGGACAGACGGTTTACCCCTACACCTACAACTCCACCAACGGTCAGTTGTCGGAGAGCCAGAGCACGGTTCAATACATCACCAACGGCCTGGGTAACCCGGTTGGCCAGGGCACTGCGATTGTTTTTGCCGGCAGCAAAGTCTACGTTCTGGACAACGAAGTTCTCGCCAACGGCGTGCCCGGACAGATTCTTCCATACACAGTCGGCACCAACGGCGCTCTCCAGTCGCTGGTCGGCGGCGCGGTGGCAGACGACGCCAGCGAGACCAACCCCGTTTACCTGATGGTGGAATCCAAGGCCAAGTATCTCTATGTAGCCAACCAGCAGGGCGCCAATATCAACGACGGGGCCGGCATCGTTGCCTACGTTATCGACCCAACCTCCAGCCAGCTCAGCGAGGATTCCGGTTCTCCCTTCCTCGTTGAGCAAACAGGCGTCAGCTCACCGTCTGGCACTGGCGCTTCGCCTCAATGCATCTTGGAAGATCCTTCGAACCAGTACGTTTACACGGCAAACGCAGGCGACTCAACGGTCACGGGCAAGGTTCTGGACCCGAACTCGGGTGCATTGACTCAGATGCAGGGCTGGTCCGGTCAAATCGGTATCAACGGACCCGCCACCTGGTGCATCGTAACCGGCCGCACAAACTAG
- a CDS encoding lactonase family protein, with amino-acid sequence MKFGKVGQVVLVSAIALSVATLFTACSTLTVGFLYVPTTLQNPGQIEVYEVNSESGVLRTIPTSPFPSGGRNPLAEAVSPDFNNLYVANNEDNNIVQFGIGNDGKLYPQSTVNTPGTFPVALGVNGTYAYVVDNLGPTAGCSLTNPCPGLIAGYTIAPQTSTVNPGSLGLAPASCATVPAPSPLPDCTDGNPITNSNGLPYVSLQLSANDQTVLTPAAINITANGNYVYVTAYNPATSPFQGYLFAFSVGAGGSLTPVPLGANYLLNGQSTQMIPLPVGSEPITLTSDSASQYLYVVDELKNQIDTFSLQSGGSLTLLGTTPTGNKPSAAAMFKDSFLYVTNSLDSTVSAYSIASGSLTQIANYASSLNPVAITVDPKNIGFLYTVNYLGNSLSGYQINPATGVLINTQATPYLSSAQPSTITGIPHGGTATSGTAK; translated from the coding sequence ATGAAGTTCGGCAAAGTCGGCCAGGTCGTACTGGTCTCCGCCATCGCACTCTCAGTGGCCACCTTATTTACCGCCTGCAGCACTCTGACCGTAGGTTTTTTGTATGTTCCCACTACCCTACAAAACCCGGGGCAGATCGAAGTGTACGAGGTCAACTCGGAGTCCGGCGTCCTGCGTACCATCCCTACTTCGCCTTTTCCTTCCGGCGGAAGAAATCCCCTTGCGGAAGCCGTATCGCCAGACTTCAACAATCTCTATGTTGCCAATAACGAAGACAACAATATCGTCCAGTTCGGAATCGGAAACGACGGCAAACTTTATCCGCAAAGCACCGTGAATACTCCGGGCACCTTCCCAGTCGCTTTGGGCGTCAACGGCACCTATGCTTACGTTGTGGACAACCTCGGTCCAACCGCCGGATGCAGCCTCACCAACCCCTGCCCCGGTTTGATCGCCGGCTATACCATCGCACCGCAGACCTCCACTGTGAACCCCGGCTCTCTGGGCCTTGCGCCGGCGAGTTGCGCTACCGTTCCGGCCCCGTCGCCGCTGCCTGACTGCACCGACGGCAATCCGATCACGAACAGCAACGGCCTGCCCTACGTGTCGTTGCAGCTAAGCGCCAACGATCAGACAGTGCTCACTCCAGCAGCGATCAACATCACGGCCAACGGCAACTACGTGTATGTGACAGCCTATAACCCCGCGACCAGCCCGTTTCAGGGATATCTCTTTGCGTTCTCCGTGGGTGCAGGCGGCAGCCTCACGCCGGTTCCGCTCGGCGCGAACTATCTGCTCAACGGGCAGTCCACGCAGATGATTCCCCTTCCGGTGGGGTCTGAGCCAATCACCCTCACGAGTGATTCCGCCAGCCAGTACCTCTATGTCGTCGACGAATTGAAGAACCAGATTGACACATTCTCCCTGCAATCCGGAGGTTCGCTGACGCTTCTCGGAACCACTCCGACGGGAAACAAGCCCTCCGCAGCCGCCATGTTCAAGGACAGCTTTCTGTATGTCACCAATTCGCTCGACTCCACCGTCTCCGCATACTCCATTGCTTCGGGGAGCCTGACGCAAATTGCGAATTATGCCTCGTCGCTCAATCCTGTGGCGATTACAGTCGATCCGAAGAACATCGGATTTCTCTACACGGTGAACTATCTCGGCAACTCATTGAGTGGATATCAGATCAACCCCGCTACCGGAGTACTCATCAATACCCAGGCAACTCCCTACCTGTCGTCAGCCCAGCCGTCTACCATCACCGGCATCCCTCACGGCGGAACTGCTACCAGCGGAACTGCCAAGTGA
- a CDS encoding lactonase family protein, producing the protein MKFNKVGQVSLVSAIALILASTFTACNPVTIDYVFAAGNKENPGQIQTFLVDRVSGALSVQGSTISSGGVDPVSMAVSTDFANLYVANQGDSSLVQFSISSSAALASVSTITLSSEGNTPVAISMNAAGTLLYVVNKYQPGCSTAVTGATTCNGGALAVFPVSTTGALGTPVTNGSLNYWPVGINPTAVNPLASGAAVYVSTYDPTAGLGYLYGFTSTSAGALASVVGNAKISGTPFFAGVKPVGIASTPTSRFVYVTDFAQNELIAYSVLGNGVLQPLINGPFKTGNQPSAITVDPRGIFIYVSNELDNSVSAYDIALPTGTPSAAVNTTGSATNVTGTQPVAILVDPGYGRYVYTANFLDNSVTGFQLNASTGTLAPAQSGPYPTVGQPAALAAIPHGNHSIEVDQP; encoded by the coding sequence ATGAAGTTCAACAAAGTCGGCCAAGTATCACTGGTCTCAGCCATCGCACTTATACTGGCCAGCACATTTACAGCGTGCAATCCTGTCACGATTGATTACGTATTCGCTGCCGGCAACAAGGAGAATCCCGGGCAGATACAGACATTCCTTGTCGACCGCGTCTCCGGCGCCCTGAGCGTTCAGGGCTCTACGATCTCCTCCGGCGGCGTTGATCCGGTCTCCATGGCTGTTTCGACGGATTTCGCGAATCTCTACGTCGCCAACCAGGGCGACAGTTCCCTGGTGCAATTCAGCATCTCGAGCAGCGCTGCGCTCGCATCGGTAAGTACCATCACGCTAAGCAGCGAAGGAAATACTCCGGTTGCAATCTCCATGAATGCCGCTGGAACCCTGCTCTACGTTGTCAATAAGTACCAGCCGGGCTGCAGCACCGCTGTGACCGGCGCTACGACCTGCAACGGCGGCGCGCTAGCCGTATTCCCAGTGAGCACGACTGGGGCGCTGGGTACGCCAGTCACCAACGGCAGCCTCAACTACTGGCCTGTCGGCATCAATCCGACCGCCGTGAATCCCCTCGCCAGCGGAGCGGCGGTCTATGTCTCCACCTACGATCCGACAGCAGGCCTCGGATATCTCTACGGATTCACCTCGACCAGCGCCGGCGCTCTGGCATCCGTCGTTGGCAACGCCAAGATCAGCGGTACACCCTTCTTTGCAGGCGTAAAGCCGGTCGGCATCGCCAGCACCCCAACCAGCCGCTTCGTCTACGTCACTGACTTCGCTCAGAACGAACTCATTGCGTACAGTGTGCTCGGCAATGGTGTTCTCCAACCGCTGATCAATGGTCCGTTCAAGACAGGCAACCAGCCGTCGGCGATCACCGTCGATCCGCGGGGCATTTTCATCTACGTCTCCAACGAATTGGATAACTCCGTCTCGGCTTATGACATCGCCTTGCCCACAGGAACTCCCTCTGCGGCAGTGAACACCACAGGCAGCGCGACCAACGTCACGGGAACGCAGCCGGTAGCTATTCTCGTCGATCCCGGTTATGGACGCTATGTCTATACCGCCAACTTCCTCGATAACTCGGTCACCGGGTTTCAATTGAACGCCAGCACCGGAACGCTTGCCCCGGCACAGAGCGGTCCTTACCCGACAGTTGGACAACCCGCTGCACTCGCGGCCATACCGCACGGCAACCACTCCATCGAAGTCGACCAGCCGTAG